A stretch of the Fusarium musae strain F31 chromosome 2, whole genome shotgun sequence genome encodes the following:
- a CDS encoding hypothetical protein (EggNog:ENOG41), translating to MSSSTSRVVDIHTHMYPPSYIHILESRSQIPLVRKFSQAPDPRLILLEAEVKALEDATHNPEAKPPGRPLTSHYASLAQKLHFMDTHRIDISVISLANPWLDFLSPSESGAIAQSVNEEFSRMCSEHPGRLFFFGTLPLTATLETVLASIEHLRILRYCRGVILGTSGLGKGLDDPDLLPIFEALATTGLTVFLHPHYGLPNDVWGPRASVEYGHVLPLALGFPMETTIAVARMYLAGVFDKAPELRMILAHSGGTLPFLAGRIESCIMHDGQLLREGKLNKGRRTVWEVLREQVYLDAVIYSEVGLKAAVQASGADRLMFGTDHPFFPPLSTDEQGEWESVSLNAEAVALAVGQDTGDFKNVMGMNAVKILRLDTES from the coding sequence ATGTCGTCCTCTACCTCCCGCGTGGTGGacatacacacacacatGTACCCTCCCTCATATATCCATATCCTGGAATCGCGTTCCCAAATCCCCCTCGTCCGCAAGTTTTCTCAAGCACCTGATCCAAGACTCATCCTTCTGGAGGCTGAGGTCAAAGCATTGGAAGATGCGACACACAACCCCGAGGCAAAACCACCTGGGCGGCCTCTAACATCGCATTACGCATCGCTTGCGCAAAAGTTGCACTTCATGGATACGCACAGGATTGATATATCTGTCATTTCCCTGGCGAATCCATGGCTAGACTTTCTAAGCCCATCAGAGTCAGGCGCAATCGCGCAGTCCGTCAATGAAGAATTCTCGCGCATGTGCAGCGAACACCCTGGAAGACTCTTTTTCTTCGGAACACTTCCTTTGACAGCAACTCTCGAGACTGTCCTCGCCTCTATAGAACATCTTCGGATCCTCAGATACTGTCGCGGGGTCATTCTGGGCACTTCAGGACTCGGGAAAGGCCTAGACGACCCTGATCTTCTCCCCATATTCGAGGCTCTCGCAACAACAGGACTGACTGTCTTCCTACATCCTCACTACGGTCTCCCGAATGACGTCTGGGGACCTCGAGCGAGCGTCGAATACGGGCATGTGCTTCCTTTGGCCCTCGGCTTCCCTATGGAGACAACAATCGCTGTCGCCAGGATGTACTTGGCTGGCGTTTTCGACAAAGCCCCAGAACTGCGCATGATCCTCGCCCACAGTGGCGGAACCCTGCCTTTCCTTGCTGGGAGGATCGAAAGCTGCATCATGCATGACGGGCAGCTGCTTCGTGAAGGCAAGCTTAACAAGGGCCGTCGAACAGTGTGGGAGGTGTTGAGGGAGCAGGTTTATCTTGACGCTGTTATTTACTCAGAAGTTGGGCTCAAGGCAGCTGTTCAAGCTAGCGGTGCTGACAGGCTTATGTTTGGCACAGATCACCCCTTCTTTCCACCACTTTCGACTGATGAACAGGGGGAATGGGAGAGCGTGAGCCTGAATGCGGAGGCCGTTGCTCTTGCAGTGGGACAAGACACGGGAGACTTCAAGAACGTTATGGGGATGAACGCTGTCAAAATATTGCGGCTCGACACTGAATCGTGA